GGCCGGGCCGGAGGTGGCGGGGGTAGGGGCGGCGGAGGCGGAGGTCCCGGGGAGCGGGGCGGAGGTCGCGGGGAGCGGGGCGGCGGGGGAGGCGGCCGTGGAGGCGGAGGTCGCGGAGAGCGGTGCGGGGGAGGAGGCCGCGGAGGCGGAGGTTGCGGAGAGCGGGGCGGCGGGGGCGGTCGCCGAGGCGGCCGGACCGGCGGCGGTGGGGGCGGTGCTGTAGCTGGTCAGGGCGGCGAACGGGGCACGGTCGGTGGACGGGACGCGACGCAGCTCACGCAGGGTGCCGTCGGCCTGCCTCAGGATCAGGCGCAGGGTGTGGCCGTCCGGGCTCTGCGCGGTGCCCGCCGACGTCTTCGCGTCCAGGAACAGGGCGGGGGAGTACTCGTTGCCGTCCGGAAGCTTCGACGGGACGCTGCCGCGCTGGGCCCGCGGCCAGGCGGCGCTCAGGGCGAGCGGCTGCGGTTCGCCGGACCGCGCGGGCGCGCCGAACAGCAGGGCGCCGCCGGCGGCGAGCGCCACCCCGAGACCAGCCAGCGTACGAATGAGGTGTCCACGCTCCGGCACCCCGCGATGCTAGCGTGCTCGGTGAGCGGGAGGCGTCGTACCGAAAGCCGGTTTTGATCGGGTTGTGCGGCCGGGGTGTGGGCCTACGGTGGAGGTGAGCTTCGTTGAGCGGTCCGCCGCTGAGGGGGATGCCGGTGCCGAGTCCGGCATCCGCGGCGGCGTGCACCGACGCGGGACCGGGGGTGCTGTGATGGATGCCTGGCGCAGCCGCCCGTCGTCGCCGCGAACGGGCGATGGCCATGACTAGTGGCGATCATCGGGACCGGGTGGCGCAACTCGTGGCGGAGTTCGGCCCGGATCTGGGCCGGTTGTGCGATGCCTGCGTGGCCGGCCTGCCCGGGGTGGGCGGGGCCGGTATGGCGGTGATGACCACGCTGCCGGCCCAGCAGATCCGCTACACCAGCGACGCGGTCAGCGCGCGGGTCGAGGACCTTCAGGTGGTGCTCGGCGAGGGGCCCTGCAAGGAGGCGTTCGCCGCGCGCCGGCCGGTCCTGGTCGAGGACCTGGACGACCAGCTCTGGACGTCGCGCTGGCCGGTGTTCGCGCCGGCCGCGATCAGTGCCGGCGCGCGTGCCCTGTTCGCGCTGCCCTTGCGGGTCGGCGCGATCTGCCTCGGCGTGATCGACCTGTACCGGCCGGGGCCGGGGCGGCTGACCGGCGACGACCTGGCCGAGGCGCTGGCCTTCGCCGACGCCGCCACCGAGCTGCTGCTGGCCGAGCAGATGCCCGGCGGGCAGGTGCCGGGCAGCGCCGGCCTGTACGCGCACCGAGCCGTCGTGCACCAGGCCACCGGCATGATCAGCGCGCAGTTGCAGGTGCCGATCCCGGCGGCGTTCCTCCGGCTGCGCGCGCAGGCCTACGTCACCGAACGTGGCCTGGACGAGGTGGCCGCCGACGTGGTCGCCCGCCGGCTGCGGTTCACCGAGGCGGACAATGATGACCAGCTCTACTGATCACGACGACCGGAACCGGGAGGTGGCCGTGAGCGCGTCACCGGGACAGGGCTGGGCAGAGGCCTTCGTCGACCTGTCCGACACGCTGGTCGCGGAATTCGACATCGTCGAGTTCCTGCACGTCCTGGCCGGCCGCTGCGTGGAACTGCTCAACGTGCGGGTCGCCGGCATCATGGTCGGGAACCAGCGCGGAGCGTTACGGGTGATGGCCTCCTCCTCGGAGCAGGCCCACCTGCTCGAGCTCGTCGAGGCGGCGACCGCCGAGGGCCCCTGCGTCGACTGTTACCGGACCGGGCGGGCGGTGGACGACCCGGACCTGGCGACTCCCGACCGGCGGTGGACCCGGTTCGCCGCCCAGGCCAAAGCGGCCGGGTTCGGTGCCGTGCACGCGGTTCCGGTGCGGTTGCGAGCCGAGACCATCGGGGTACTCATCCTGTTCTCCGTCCATCCCGGCCTGTTGGGTCCGGCCGACGCGCAGGCCGCACGCGCGCTGGCGAACGTCACCACGCTCGGCCTGTTGCAGCACCGCGACGTCGAGTACCGGCAAGTCCTGGCTGAACAGGTGCAGAACGCGATGAACAGCAGGGTGGTCCTCGAACAGGCGAAGGGTGTCCTCGCCGAGTATCTCGGCCTGGACATGGCCGGCGCGTTCGACGAGCTGCGCCGGCTGGCCACCCGGCTCGGTCAGCGGCTCGGTGACGTCGCCGCCGCGGTGACCGCCGGCGACTACGACGACCCGGCGACGGCCGGCGGCCGGCTGCGGATGCTGCTGATCCGCCGGTTCGAGCTGGCCACCCTGACGGCGCTGCGGGGCGGGGTGCATGCCGCCCTGATCCGGCACGGCCTGCCGGCGCCGGCGGCGGCGAAGTTCGTCCTGGCCGTGCACGAGGCGGCCGCCAACGCGGTGGTCCACGGCGGCGGAGCCGGGCAATTCCTGCTGTGGCGGCGGAACGGGGACGTCTACGCCGAGGTCAGCGATCACGGGGCGGGCCTCCCGGGCGACTTCCGCGAGGCCGCCGAGCGGCCCGCCCGCGCCGCCGAGGACCCCCGTGGACTGTGGCTGATCAACAGCATCTGCACGGCCCTGGACATCGAGACGGGCCCCGGCGGGACCCGCCTGCTGCTGCGTTACCCGCTGGGCTCGCCGGACCTGTCCGGGCCGCCGGCCGGCCGGTAATCGAGCATCTCGACCAGGTCGACCAGGTCGAGCAGGTCGAGCAGGTCGAGCAGGCGGGTGAGCGGGGACGACGCCGCCGAGATCACCACCTGGCAGTCCAGGCCGGGCGCCCGGGCCCGGTCCCGCAGCTCGAGCAGCGATCGCAGCGAGGCGCAGTCGAAGAAGCCCACGGCGGCGGCGTCCACCACGAGCACCCGCGGGTGTCGCTCGGTCAGGACGGCGTCCAGGGCCTGCCGCAGCCGGGCCACGTTGGACAGGTCGAAGTCGCCGGTGAGTGCCACGGTCACCGTCTCCGGGGTGCACTCGGCCACCCGGACCTGCCCGTCACCACTCTGTTGTACGGACACGCCCGCCTCCCTCCCGACCGGCGCGCGGCACCGAGCAGTCCGGCCGCCCCGCCGGTGTCCACGCTAGTCCCGTCGGGGCGCGTCGGGGGCCGCCGCTCGGCTCGGATCGGCCGCCATGGTGGCGACAGATCGGACCGTTGGTCGGGTGGTGTTCATGGCCCCTTTCGTCCGATCAGTCGCCCTTGACGTTCACCAGCTGGCGCAGGGTGTGCCGGATCTCGACCAGGTCGGTGGCGTCCCGCATGACCACGTCGATCGGCTTGTAGGCCTGCGGGATCTCGTCGAGGAAGGCGTCGGTGTCGCGGAACTCGATGCCCTTCATCGCGGTGCGGAGCTGGTCGCGGGTGAAGGTCTTGCGAGCCTTCGACCGGGAGTACGCCCGACCGGCCCCG
This window of the Actinoplanes oblitus genome carries:
- a CDS encoding GAF and ANTAR domain-containing protein — encoded protein: MTSGDHRDRVAQLVAEFGPDLGRLCDACVAGLPGVGGAGMAVMTTLPAQQIRYTSDAVSARVEDLQVVLGEGPCKEAFAARRPVLVEDLDDQLWTSRWPVFAPAAISAGARALFALPLRVGAICLGVIDLYRPGPGRLTGDDLAEALAFADAATELLLAEQMPGGQVPGSAGLYAHRAVVHQATGMISAQLQVPIPAAFLRLRAQAYVTERGLDEVAADVVARRLRFTEADNDDQLY
- a CDS encoding ANTAR domain-containing protein, encoding MTSSTDHDDRNREVAVSASPGQGWAEAFVDLSDTLVAEFDIVEFLHVLAGRCVELLNVRVAGIMVGNQRGALRVMASSSEQAHLLELVEAATAEGPCVDCYRTGRAVDDPDLATPDRRWTRFAAQAKAAGFGAVHAVPVRLRAETIGVLILFSVHPGLLGPADAQAARALANVTTLGLLQHRDVEYRQVLAEQVQNAMNSRVVLEQAKGVLAEYLGLDMAGAFDELRRLATRLGQRLGDVAAAVTAGDYDDPATAGGRLRMLLIRRFELATLTALRGGVHAALIRHGLPAPAAAKFVLAVHEAAANAVVHGGGAGQFLLWRRNGDVYAEVSDHGAGLPGDFREAAERPARAAEDPRGLWLINSICTALDIETGPGGTRLLLRYPLGSPDLSGPPAGR
- a CDS encoding STAS domain-containing protein, with the translated sequence MSVQQSGDGQVRVAECTPETVTVALTGDFDLSNVARLRQALDAVLTERHPRVLVVDAAAVGFFDCASLRSLLELRDRARAPGLDCQVVISAASSPLTRLLDLLDLLDLVDLVEMLDYRPAGGPDRSGEPSG